The sequence below is a genomic window from candidate division KSB1 bacterium.
TATTCTCCGGGAATATGCAGGATTATAAAAGACTGGCCAGCGAATTAGAGTCAAATTTACTTATCAAAACTGAAGGATTCTGGGCACAGCACTATCGGTTAGATGACTCGTTGGATAAAAGAGATCCTACCTTGATTGGCAAAGATCGAGCAAGAGATATTATTGTGAATACAGTCATTCCGGTGATGTATCTTTATAATTGTGAAACGAAAGACGGCTTTTTGAAAAACTGCGTTCGGGAACTCTTTGGCAGATTCCCCAAGCTCGCTGAAAATTCCATAACCCGGGGAATGCGGGAACAATTAAATAACCCAAAACAGGTTAAATCTTCTTTTCAGCAGCAAGGCTTGATCTATTTGCATAAGTTATACTGCAAACCTCTACGCTGTTCTGAGTGCCTGAGTTTATCTCAGGAAAAATAGGCAGCCCTATAGGTTTCGGTTTCAATAATACCTTCCAAAACAATTCGGTATTCACCGGTATCTTGATTGACACATTCGAGGATCGCTTTACAGTGCGAAGAGTTTTCTAACATTTCAGTAACATGCTTTTTTAAATTCGTACAGGATAATTGGGTTATGTTTATTTTGTGCAAATCTTTGTAATTTGAATTGACCATCATGTTCTCCGCTAGTTTGAACCTGTGATATTAATGTAAAAATGCTCAATTTTATTGAGTGGACATCCGAAATATAATATCGGGTGCTATGATGCATCCTTGAAAAATAAAATCTAACCGTAGGTAATTGATTCGACAGTTGTGAAGAATTCATCCATCAAATATTATCAACTAAAGAAATTCTAAAAAAAACTTGACTTTGTTAGTTTAAACTTTAATTTAGTATTTATATCGGCAACAAATCATATGTTACAAGCATCCATGCGAATGTATATCAAAAAACTCTCGAAATATTTCATTCATCCCATTTTAATTTTGATAATTGCTTCTAATTTTCTGATGGCGGGAACGATTATATTAGATTTTGTAGGTCAACCCGGCTTTAACAGAGTGACCATAAAATGGACGACACAAAATGAAATCGATTTGAAAGGTTTCGAGATAGAGAGAAGTTATGAAAATAAAAACGAGAGTTTTAAAAAGCTGGATTTTCTTAAGGCAAGCAGCGAGATTAAAGATAAAAAAGAATATACTTATGAAGATAAATCGGTCTTCAAGAGTTCGGACCGCACTTTTTATTATCGATTAAAAATAGTCGACAACGACGAGTCTTATACTTATTCAAAGATTATTTCGGTAAAGCCAACCATTTCGAGCGCCCGACAGACCTGGGGCAGTATTAAAGCGATGTTTAGATAGGCCCACCAAGTTACCTGTTCACCGCGAATATTCTTCTTTTTTGAGTTGGCAGCCTCTCACGGAGCGCTGCTTTTTTGTTTTAACCTGCCACAAGTTTAAATTTCTCAGGCGCAAGCTTTTCGATAATAATTTTTGTGCCCCAATGCATCTTGATAACTTTTTTAAATTCAACCAGGTTCAGACGATAGTGGCTGTGAGGTTTTTTAGGACCCCGGCACCAGCATTCTACTGCCTCAACAGACGAATTAACGCCCTTTTCGCCGACTTGCACTTTAAAAGGCTTGCCGGCTTTTGGGAAGAAATCGAGTTCTTTCTTTTGAATCAGAATGTAATTTCCACCTGCTTCTTCGGCTGAGAGCTTTCTTTTGAACTGCTGTTTGTCATCGGCCATAATAGTTCCTTCCTTTCAAATTTTATTCAGTCGCAAGGTGGATGCTTTTGAAAAAATTGTTGATTTCTTTTCGTTTTGCGGAATAATTTCAAAAATTGGAATGTATTAAAAAGGAATTTATTTTAGCGCTGGTATTTCCGAAAATATTTGCACGGCGACGGGAAGTATCGGCGCTTTTTTTTGATTTTCGATTTACAGGCCTAGAAATTTAGACAACCTATCTTCGACCTCATGGAGAGTGCCGACGCCTGAGACCTTACAGACTAACTCCCGTTCTTCATAATACGGGATGATGGGTTCCGTCTCTCCATGATATTTATTTAAGCGGTATTTGACAGTTTCTTCCTTATCATCATTTCTTTGAACGACCCGCGAGGCCACCTCGTCAGGGGGGGGATCAAACTTGATATGATAAATTTTTCCAGTCACCGGATCAATTCTCCGGCCGGTATTCCTATCAATGATTTCAGTATCCGGTACTGCAATTAAAAGAACATAATCAATTTTGACGTCCGACTTTTCAAGCGCTTTTTCAAGAGCTTGTGACTGAGGGAGCGTTCTTGGGAAACCGTCAAGTAAGAAACCGTTGCGGGCGTCAGGTTGACCAATGCGGTCTACTATCATTGCAATTACCAAATTATCGGGTACAAGAGCGCCTTTTGTCATGTATGAGTTAGCTTCTTTTCCTAATCGCGTTTCATTTGAAATCGCTTCCCTCAACATGTCTCCCGATGAAATGTGCGGGATATGCAATTTATCTAC
It includes:
- a CDS encoding adenylate kinase, which encodes MRIILIGPPGSGKGTQAKRIVDKLHIPHISSGDMLREAISNETRLGKEANSYMTKGALVPDNLVIAMIVDRIGQPDARNGFLLDGFPRTLPQSQALEKALEKSDVKIDYVLLIAVPDTEIIDRNTGRRIDPVTGKIYHIKFDPPPDEVASRVVQRNDDKEETVKYRLNKYHGETEPIIPYYEERELVCKVSGVGTLHEVEDRLSKFLGL